One Mangifera indica cultivar Alphonso chromosome 4, CATAS_Mindica_2.1, whole genome shotgun sequence genomic region harbors:
- the LOC123214004 gene encoding protein indeterminate-domain 5, chloroplastic-like — protein sequence MSGSSSTPFFEIREENQNQMKLQHSSTTTSSSAPAPPTQKKKRNQPGNPNPDAEVIALSPKTLMATNRFICEVCNKGFQREQNLQLHRRGHNLPWKLKQKTTKEVKRKVYLCPESTCVHHDPSRALGDLTGIKKHYSRKHGEKKWKCEKCSKRYAVQSDWKAHSKTCGTREYRCDCGTLFSRRDSFITHRAFCDALAQETARHPPSLSTIGSHLYGSSNMGLGLSQVGPQISSLKDQNTQSNDILRLGGGSRATQFDHLLPPSIGSSSSFRPQQTMTTAAFFMQESNQNYHDEHQSQQGLLPNKPFHGLMQFSDLPNNANNAHSSANLFNLSFLSNSSTTTSLNNSNNANNTNGNLQSSSLLIPSHFNNENDTAGGGVEESNVFSNNLINDQMSSGVPSLFSSSVQNENMVPHMSATALLQKAAQMGSSSSNNTASLLRSFGSPLSSNNKANFGGIFGENDNNLHDLMNTFAAGNSSIFGTGSGEVNAYSSFGNMDEAKLHQNLNAGIGGSDRMTRDFLGVGQIVRSISGGFSQREKQQQQQQQHQHGISIDMSSLNSERNMGAAPPRESFGGGESFQSRKG from the exons ATGTCTGGGTCATCTTCAACTCCTTTCTTtgaaattagagaagaaaatcaaaACCAGATGAAGCTGCAGCATTCCTCAACAACAACTTCATCTTCAGCTCCAGCTCCACCCACccagaagaaaaagagaaaccaACCTGGAAACCCAA ATCCAGATGCGGAGGTGATAGCACTATCTCCCAAGACCCTAATGGCTACAAACAGGTTCATATGTGAGGTATGCAATAAAGGGTTTCAAAGAGAGCAAAACCTACAACTCCACAGAAGAGGACACAACCTGCCTTGGAAGCTAAAGCAGAAGACTACAAAAGAAGTGAAGAGGAAGGTGTATCTGTGCCCTGAGTCCACATGCGTCCACCATGACCCTTCTAGAGCTCTTGGTGACCTTACTGGCATCAAAAAACATTACTCTAGAAAACATGGTGAGAAGAAATGGAAGTGTGAGAAGTGTTCTAAGAGATATGCGGTTCAATCTGATTGGAAAGCTCATTCAAAAACTTGTGGTACTAGGGAATACAGATGTGACTGTGGTACTCTTTTCTCAAG GCGTGATAGTTTTATCACTCACAGGGCCTTCTGTGATGCACTGGCTCAAGAAACTGCAAGACACCCACCCAGTTTGAGCACAATTGGAAGCCATTTATACGGAAGTAGCAACATGGGCTTAGGCTTATCTCAAGTGGGTCCTCAAATTTCATCGTTAAAAGACCAAAACACTCAATCTAATGACATTTTACGTCTCGGCGGTGGCTCAAGGGCAACGCAATTTGACCATCTCCTTCCTCCATCCATCGGTTCATCGTCATCATTTCGCCCACAACAAACTATGACTACAGCTGCCTTTTTCATGCAAGAATCCAACCAGAATTACCATGATGAACACCAATCTCAACAAGGTCTGTTGCCGAACAAACCATTTCATGGATTAATGCAGTTTTCTGATCTTCCAAACAACGCAAATAATGCACACTCTTCAGCCAATCTCTTCAACCTCAGCTTCCTCTCCAACAGTAGCACTACTACCAGCCTAAATAACAGCAACAATGCTAACAACACCAACGGCAACCTGCAATCTTCAAGTTTATTGATCCCCAGTCACTTCAACAACGAGAATGACACTGCTGGTGGAGGTGTAGAGGAGTCTAATGTCTTCTCAAACAACTTAATCAATGATCAAATGAGCTCTGGCGTCCCTTCCCTTTTCAGTTCATCAGTTCAAAACGAAAACATGGTCCCTCATATGTCCGCCACAGCACTTCTCCAAAAGGCAGCTCAAATGGGTTCAAGTTCAAGCAACAACACAGCGTCATTGCTAAGGAGTTTCGGAAGCCCTCTTTCAAGCAATAACAAGGCCAACTTCGGCGGCATTTTTGGGGAAAATGATAACAATCTTCATGACCTAATGAACACATTTGCCGCCGGAAATTCTTCAATTTTCGGAACTGGGTCCGGAGAAGTGAATGCATACAGTAGCTTTGGCAACATGGATGAAGCGAAATTGCACCAAAATCTGAATGCGGGCATTGGTGGGTCTGATAGAATGACAAGAGATTTTCTTGGAGTGGGGCAAATTGTGAGAAGCATAAGCGGTGGATTTTCACAAAGAGAAAAACAgcaacagcaacaacaacaacatcaacatgGAATTTCCATTGATATGAGCTCCTTGAATTCAGAGAGAAACATGGGAGCAGCGCCGCCAAGGGAATCTTTTGGAGGAGGAGAAAGTTTCCAGTCAAGAAAAGGATGA